From one Gemella morbillorum genomic stretch:
- a CDS encoding tRNA (mnm(5)s(2)U34)-methyltransferase, with product MDKVLAFSKKILKEVIDKNSIVVDATCGNGNDTLFLAQSAAKKVYAFDIQQQAIDSTLKLLQINNCLEKCEVILDSHNNFDNYISEPIKAVVFNLGYLPNADHTITTLADTTLLAIDKFLTNLEINGRIVIVVYWGHENGKVEKEALLNHLTKLDQKEVEVLSYQFINQKNNAPFVLALEKKNNI from the coding sequence ATGGATAAGGTTCTCGCATTTAGTAAGAAAATTTTGAAAGAAGTAATAGATAAAAACTCGATTGTTGTTGATGCAACATGTGGCAATGGCAATGACACCTTATTTTTAGCACAAAGTGCAGCAAAGAAAGTTTACGCTTTTGATATTCAGCAACAAGCGATTGATTCTACATTAAAGCTTCTACAAATAAACAACTGCCTTGAAAAATGTGAAGTCATTTTAGATTCACATAACAACTTTGATAACTATATTAGCGAGCCGATTAAAGCTGTTGTCTTTAATCTTGGTTACCTACCTAATGCAGACCACACAATAACTACTCTTGCGGATACAACTTTACTGGCAATAGATAAATTTCTTACCAACCTTGAAATTAACGGACGTATCGTGATTGTTGTTTACTGGGGACATGAGAACGGAAAAGTAGAAAAAGAAGCTTTGCTTAACCATTTAACAAAACTTGATCAAAAAGAAGTAGAAGTACTAAGCTATCAGTTTATCAATCAAAAAAATAATGCACCATTTGTCCTTGCTTTAGAAAAGAAAAATAATATATAA
- a CDS encoding CYTH domain-containing protein — protein MREIEIEFKNLLTEEEYKKLYAAFNLVNKEQIINKNFYYDDANESFKKANSALRIRYTNNKTEMTLKIKGATQNIEINVPLDESFPKEPTVLPTLPNEIMSELERLNLKIKTPMLIQKIETQRYEVKTQDGLLVLDKTTFLKDIVDYELEFEATSFEKGKIAFENLLTEFDITNKPAKPKIARAMEYNTRFI, from the coding sequence ATGCGCGAAATAGAAATAGAATTTAAAAATTTATTAACCGAAGAAGAATATAAAAAGTTATATGCTGCCTTTAACCTAGTGAATAAAGAGCAAATAATCAACAAAAATTTTTATTATGATGATGCAAACGAAAGCTTCAAAAAGGCAAATTCTGCCTTACGTATTCGCTATACAAATAACAAAACGGAAATGACTCTAAAAATCAAAGGGGCTACACAAAATATCGAAATCAACGTACCTCTTGATGAGAGTTTCCCGAAAGAACCAACTGTTTTACCAACCTTACCTAACGAAATTATGAGCGAGTTGGAAAGACTTAATCTAAAAATAAAAACGCCTATGCTAATTCAAAAAATTGAAACACAGCGTTATGAAGTAAAAACTCAAGATGGGTTATTGGTACTAGATAAAACAACCTTCCTAAAAGATATAGTTGATTATGAACTTGAATTTGAGGCGACTAGTTTTGAAAAAGGGAAAATAGCTTTTGAAAATCTTTTAACAGAGTTTGATATTACTAATAAACCTGCTAAACCAAAAATAGCTAGAGCAATGGAGTATAATACCAGGTTTATATAA
- a CDS encoding immunity 22 family protein yields the protein MKAYYVWIGTFEESDFEQYWDNELYENEMEQWKQGERTKPSESLRCGFCREMSLEELDKKDFWFSFRPSLCDVCELGKDYIADLDEFQRKCKDKGILEGNVIWAASVKDFLDLEPEVCSSMQYVGMIEV from the coding sequence ATGAAAGCTTATTATGTATGGATTGGGACATTTGAAGAAAGTGATTTTGAACAATATTGGGATAATGAGCTTTATGAAAATGAAATGGAACAATGGAAGCAAGGTGAGAGAACTAAGCCGAGCGAGAGCTTAAGGTGTGGTTTTTGCAGAGAAATGAGCTTAGAAGAATTAGATAAAAAAGATTTTTGGTTTTCTTTTAGGCCATCTTTATGCGATGTGTGTGAGCTAGGAAAAGACTATATTGCAGATTTAGATGAATTTCAGAGAAAATGTAAGGATAAAGGGATTTTAGAGGGAAATGTAATTTGGGCTGCTTCAGTAAAGGATTTTCTGGATTTAGAACCAGAGGTTTGCAGTAGTATGCAATATGTCGGAATGATAGAGGTGTAA
- a CDS encoding SMI1/KNR4 family protein: MGKFEDFDWGTFWDDSEYALESHVGKEPTDEEIKEIEDELGYKLPESYIELIKKHNGGIPFATVFSTRETAVHIESIYGIDKTKLYSLCGELGNELWLNEWKYPNIGIAIADTISAGHHMVFLDYRECGCDGEPKVVLVDQEDDYRIYQLADNFEDFIRGLRINPYNITNEDFLKCSEKQRLEIITILDKENDYESIIEFLEYVGVQNLSAEFIGILAKTYNNDNRLEDAIRILDMIPEKERDATWYYRYGYSYSQLSSNDRYRIEDEVLQALTMLEKSIELSKDNQVIEWCMELVEFHKFKNILENNEERFPLAYKHYKEYRNNLFKLEEKKKYKQITLDDVKNFKDIWDILEPMYWTIDIYNSYEKYLQSAELFTLEQRYLNAINWYFIEVNNGGHLQFLNNLTGIVWEDTLKGFRLFGMTELADNFQKVVDLFGGSIPFDNEERWNALESMDNNLEEFLEQADNFVYDYEGIFEDTYIRNHPKKFIFKQDLE; encoded by the coding sequence ATGGGGAAATTTGAAGATTTTGATTGGGGAACTTTTTGGGATGATAGTGAATATGCTTTAGAATCTCATGTAGGAAAAGAACCGACTGATGAAGAAATAAAAGAGATTGAAGATGAGCTAGGGTATAAGTTGCCAGAGTCTTATATAGAATTAATAAAAAAACATAATGGAGGGATACCATTTGCTACAGTTTTTTCTACTAGAGAGACAGCTGTTCATATTGAAAGTATCTATGGTATTGATAAAACGAAACTGTACTCACTTTGTGGTGAATTAGGAAATGAGCTTTGGTTAAATGAATGGAAGTATCCAAATATAGGGATTGCTATAGCTGATACTATTTCAGCAGGACATCATATGGTATTTCTTGATTATAGAGAATGTGGGTGTGATGGTGAGCCTAAAGTGGTACTTGTAGATCAAGAAGATGATTATCGTATTTATCAACTGGCTGATAATTTCGAAGATTTTATAAGAGGTCTGCGAATTAACCCATATAATATTACAAATGAAGATTTCTTAAAGTGCAGCGAGAAACAAAGATTAGAAATTATAACAATATTAGATAAAGAAAATGATTATGAAAGTATTATAGAATTTCTGGAATATGTTGGAGTTCAAAACTTAAGTGCAGAGTTTATAGGAATACTAGCGAAAACATACAATAATGATAATAGGTTAGAGGATGCTATAAGGATACTGGATATGATTCCGGAAAAAGAACGTGATGCCACTTGGTATTATCGTTATGGGTATTCTTACTCACAACTATCATCAAATGATCGTTACAGGATTGAAGATGAGGTGTTGCAGGCTCTTACTATGCTGGAGAAATCTATAGAATTGTCAAAGGATAATCAGGTTATAGAGTGGTGTATGGAACTTGTTGAGTTTCATAAATTTAAAAATATACTCGAAAACAATGAAGAAAGATTTCCGCTTGCATATAAACATTACAAAGAATACAGAAATAATTTATTTAAATTAGAAGAAAAGAAAAAATATAAACAGATTACACTAGATGATGTGAAGAATTTTAAAGATATTTGGGATATTTTGGAGCCGATGTATTGGACGATAGATATATATAACTCTTATGAAAAATATCTACAATCAGCTGAGCTGTTTACCTTGGAACAAAGATATCTGAATGCAATAAACTGGTATTTTATAGAGGTTAATAACGGAGGGCATTTGCAATTTTTAAATAATTTAACAGGAATAGTTTGGGAAGATACGCTCAAAGGTTTTAGATTATTTGGTATGACGGAGTTAGCCGATAATTTTCAAAAAGTAGTCGATTTGTTTGGAGGAAGTATTCCTTTTGATAATGAGGAACGTTGGAATGCGTTGGAAAGTATGGATAATAACCTAGAGGAATTTTTAGAACAAGCGGATAACTTTGTTTATGACTATGAGGGGATTTTCGAAGATACCTATATTAGAAATCATCCGAAAAAATTTATTTTTAAGCAAGATTTAGAGTAA
- a CDS encoding diacylglycerol/lipid kinase family protein produces the protein MIEIIVNSKHKKSLLELEKIENILNREKIEYRVLKTSETKNAQKLMDEVSSKQIIVIGGDGTINEVINNYHEEDIIYLAQGSGNDLARSLQLERSSSCIIKLINSSDFNVYDVGDVNGKKFCSGFDIGFNADVIERVEKSRLKKYFGSYIYLVEGVITILKLKKYYAKIQVGDSILETDKLRLLNVMIQSYEGGGIRFSNTATGRDGQFHIMIMADMSWFRFVYNYICLLLNKHNKLKGIKVLKADSLSVETSQPYYQIDGELVAENKKMQLKCIKEFYKIKKEGRK, from the coding sequence ATGATTGAAATAATAGTAAATTCAAAACATAAAAAATCATTATTAGAGTTAGAAAAAATTGAAAATATCTTGAATCGAGAAAAAATTGAATATAGAGTTTTAAAAACGAGTGAAACAAAAAACGCGCAAAAGTTAATGGATGAGGTTTCTTCAAAGCAAATTATTGTAATTGGTGGAGACGGAACAATAAATGAAGTTATTAATAACTATCATGAAGAAGATATTATATACTTGGCGCAAGGATCAGGAAATGATTTAGCACGCTCATTACAATTAGAGAGGAGTTCCTCTTGTATAATAAAGTTGATAAATTCTAGTGATTTTAATGTATACGATGTAGGAGATGTGAATGGTAAAAAGTTCTGCTCAGGGTTTGATATTGGTTTTAATGCAGATGTTATAGAGCGAGTAGAAAAATCAAGACTAAAGAAATATTTCGGAAGTTATATTTATTTAGTTGAAGGAGTTATAACGATTTTAAAATTAAAAAAATACTATGCCAAAATTCAAGTAGGGGACAGTATTTTAGAGACAGATAAGTTACGTTTGTTAAATGTAATGATTCAATCATATGAAGGTGGTGGAATTAGATTTTCTAATACAGCTACAGGACGAGATGGGCAGTTTCATATTATGATAATGGCTGATATGTCTTGGTTTAGATTTGTTTATAATTACATTTGTTTGTTGTTAAATAAACATAATAAATTAAAAGGTATCAAAGTTTTAAAGGCTGATAGTTTATCGGTAGAAACATCGCAACCATATTACCAAATTGATGGTGAGTTAGTCGCAGAAAATAAAAAGATGCAACTTAAATGTATTAAAGAATTTTATAAGATTAAAAAAGAAGGAAGAAAATAA
- a CDS encoding DUF1310 family protein, with amino-acid sequence MRKRILGALTFIAAVGGVIYMKNNPKYKEIIQTVKTADARGLYEKIIFEKDKLAFTTKSKIKDYKIDYESIKQVGEKIFARLIVNNDEKLSIDTVINEGEPLVEEVKHSEELDELLKEE; translated from the coding sequence ATGAGAAAAAGAATACTAGGAGCTTTGACTTTTATCGCTGCTGTTGGCGGGGTTATTTATATGAAAAATAATCCAAAATATAAAGAAATAATTCAAACTGTTAAGACCGCTGATGCACGCGGATTGTATGAAAAAATTATTTTTGAAAAAGATAAGTTGGCATTTACTACAAAATCAAAAATTAAAGATTATAAAATTGATTATGAAAGTATAAAGCAGGTTGGGGAAAAAATTTTTGCGCGACTAATAGTTAATAATGATGAGAAGTTAAGTATTGATACAGTAATCAATGAAGGCGAACCGCTTGTAGAAGAAGTAAAACATTCTGAAGAATTGGATGAGTTATTAAAAGAAGAATAG
- a CDS encoding rhodanese-like domain-containing protein, with protein MKKTNKITLALSSVLLAASLAGCSSSGDGVVRTYKDGKEADVEKAAIKLVKAVKTGDYNLMSAEELKKALDGKEEMVLVDTMPAKSFEKSHIKSAVNAVLPVKIEDVKPEEKEAFLKALGDNKDKKIVLYCGFVGCERSHVGAVIAKEAGFKNVYRFPGGIAAWVDAGNSVEK; from the coding sequence ATGAAAAAAACAAATAAAATTACACTTGCATTATCAAGCGTTCTATTAGCGGCATCTCTTGCAGGATGTAGTTCTAGCGGCGACGGAGTTGTACGTACTTATAAAGACGGAAAAGAAGCAGATGTAGAAAAAGCTGCTATTAAACTTGTAAAAGCAGTGAAAACTGGGGATTACAACCTTATGAGCGCTGAAGAACTAAAAAAAGCTCTTGACGGAAAAGAAGAAATGGTACTTGTTGATACAATGCCAGCAAAAAGTTTCGAGAAATCTCATATTAAATCTGCAGTAAATGCTGTTTTACCTGTAAAAATAGAAGATGTAAAACCTGAAGAAAAAGAAGCATTCTTAAAAGCTTTAGGTGATAATAAAGACAAAAAAATCGTTCTTTACTGCGGCTTTGTAGGTTGCGAACGTAGTCATGTTGGTGCTGTTATAGCTAAAGAAGCAGGCTTTAAAAATGTTTATAGATTCCCGGGCGGAATTGCCGCATGGGTAGATGCGGGAAATAGCGTCGAAAAATAA
- the yidD gene encoding membrane protein insertion efficiency factor YidD — protein sequence MRRDNFVTIRIKKGRKMAKICIFLINLYRKYISPYTKPRCRFSPTCSMYAVESYKRFGFFLGTYLTVKRLLKCHPLYKGEYFDNVPLFKKDIFKYNRKKED from the coding sequence ATGCGGAGGGATAATTTTGTTACAATAAGAATAAAGAAAGGAAGAAAAATGGCTAAGATTTGTATATTTTTAATTAACTTATATAGAAAATATATCTCCCCTTATACAAAACCTCGTTGCAGATTTTCTCCGACTTGCTCGATGTACGCGGTAGAAAGTTATAAGAGGTTTGGGTTTTTCTTAGGAACTTATTTAACGGTTAAAAGATTATTAAAGTGTCATCCGCTATATAAAGGGGAGTATTTTGATAATGTTCCGTTATTTAAAAAGGATATTTTCAAATATAATAGAAAAAAAGAAGACTAA
- a CDS encoding Dps family protein, which translates to MKHINELNKLVANLTVLYTKLHSFHWYVNGRNFYTLHTVFENYYDYTTATLDEAAERLLAIGGRPVSTLKGALELATIEEATEKETTSEMVAAVFHDFELLKADLSKLMELSEEEGDQGTSDFALGVKTQLEKNIWMLKAYLSE; encoded by the coding sequence ATGAAACATATAAACGAATTAAATAAACTTGTAGCAAATCTTACAGTACTTTATACAAAACTACACAGCTTCCACTGGTATGTAAATGGACGTAATTTTTATACTCTACATACTGTATTTGAAAATTACTATGATTACACTACAGCAACTTTAGATGAAGCTGCTGAAAGACTATTAGCAATCGGTGGACGCCCAGTTTCTACACTTAAAGGTGCATTAGAACTAGCTACTATCGAAGAAGCAACTGAAAAAGAAACTACTTCAGAAATGGTTGCTGCAGTTTTCCACGACTTCGAATTATTAAAAGCAGATCTTTCTAAACTTATGGAACTTTCTGAAGAAGAAGGTGACCAAGGAACTTCTGATTTTGCCCTTGGTGTTAAAACTCAATTAGAAAAAAATATTTGGATGCTTAAAGCATATCTTTCTGAATAA
- the yycI gene encoding two-component system regulatory protein YycI — MNWGKMKSLFIYLFIVLNAVLLGSYIYTIQKYKTEIVQEKEIIEKAMKNDNITVEESTSKKENLGYVNVTIASFKDFKKENLGLNYDVEISDNASVLKVSTDTAITNVSKGNYRAELDAFLLEKFKFGSEYTFSSYSAKRNEIIYEQQIDGIRVFANKNARIVFDVDSNGDVKKFSLTSVTNIKKDKSETLVAQMQAVNRLYHEDLIPKNCNVKATLGYYTYISQIENQVLIPTWSVILTTADGKITTYYVDAINLNILNRQGANTKS; from the coding sequence ATGAATTGGGGCAAGATGAAAAGTCTATTTATTTATTTGTTCATTGTCTTAAACGCCGTGCTACTAGGTTCTTATATCTATACAATCCAAAAATATAAAACAGAAATAGTTCAAGAAAAAGAAATTATTGAAAAAGCTATGAAGAATGATAATATAACTGTAGAAGAAAGTACGAGTAAAAAGGAAAACTTAGGTTATGTCAATGTTACAATAGCTAGTTTTAAGGATTTTAAAAAAGAGAACTTGGGCTTGAATTATGATGTTGAAATTTCTGATAATGCATCTGTTTTAAAAGTTAGTACAGATACAGCTATAACAAATGTGTCTAAAGGGAATTATCGTGCGGAGCTAGATGCCTTTTTATTAGAAAAGTTCAAATTTGGTTCAGAATACACGTTTTCTAGTTATAGCGCAAAGAGAAACGAGATAATTTATGAGCAACAAATCGATGGTATTCGAGTTTTTGCGAATAAAAACGCTAGAATAGTATTTGACGTTGATTCAAATGGAGATGTAAAAAAATTCTCTCTAACTAGTGTTACTAATATAAAGAAAGATAAAAGTGAAACATTGGTAGCTCAGATGCAGGCAGTTAATAGGTTGTATCATGAAGACTTGATTCCCAAAAACTGTAATGTGAAAGCAACGTTAGGATATTATACTTATATTTCTCAAATAGAAAACCAAGTATTAATACCTACGTGGAGTGTTATCTTAACGACAGCTGATGGGAAAATAACTACGTATTATGTAGACGCAATAAATCTTAATATCTTAAATAGGCAAGGTGCAAATACCAAAAGCTAA